A region of Paenimyroides aestuarii DNA encodes the following proteins:
- the arsC gene encoding arsenate reductase (glutaredoxin) (This arsenate reductase requires both glutathione and glutaredoxin to convert arsenate to arsenite, after which the efflux transporter formed by ArsA and ArsB can extrude the arsenite from the cell, providing resistance.): MIKIFHNPKCSKSREGLCTLQDLGKEVEIVQYIKNPLSFNEIKALLKVLKIDAIDLVRTKEAVWKEHFKGKELTSDAIIQAMVDFPQLIERPIVVNGNKAVIARPAEKIKEVL; this comes from the coding sequence ATGATTAAGATTTTCCATAATCCAAAATGCAGCAAATCGCGCGAAGGTTTGTGCACCCTTCAAGACCTTGGCAAAGAGGTAGAAATTGTTCAATACATAAAAAATCCGCTTTCTTTTAACGAGATAAAAGCACTTTTAAAAGTTTTAAAAATAGATGCTATTGATTTGGTTCGAACCAAAGAGGCGGTTTGGAAAGAACATTTTAAAGGTAAAGAGTTGACTTCTGATGCTATTATTCAAGCTATGGTTGATTTTCCGCAGTTAATAGAACGTCCCATTGTTGTTAATGGCAACAAAGCTGTGATTGCCCGTCCGGCTGAAAAAATTAAAGAAGTTTTATAA
- a CDS encoding CPBP family intramembrane glutamic endopeptidase: MYLEQFKKDQPSILKYIPFIVGFIGFMALNIIVSSMMNLDASTMIQDSINRLGKNFTFFTFLIPFAFFLVLLFGWWLVIHKYSIKQLTTSRAQIDYKRFFFSFGVWGGINILVLLISYLLQPESFQLQFNAQSFIPLFIIALIFIPIQTSFEEYFFRGYFMQFSAFVTKNRIAALIITSVVFGLMHLSNPEVSSMGLTVMIFYIGCGFVLGIMTLMDEGLELALGFHAANNLLGALLVTSNDAVFQTDALFIFNGSSNIYEMLIQVFIIFPILLLIFSKKYNWANWKQKLFKPI; this comes from the coding sequence ATGTATTTAGAACAATTCAAAAAAGATCAACCAAGTATTTTAAAGTATATTCCTTTTATTGTTGGGTTCATTGGTTTTATGGCGCTGAATATCATTGTTTCAAGTATGATGAATTTAGATGCAAGCACCATGATACAAGACTCTATTAACCGTTTGGGCAAAAACTTTACTTTTTTTACCTTTTTAATTCCTTTTGCGTTTTTCTTGGTTTTGCTATTTGGTTGGTGGCTTGTTATTCACAAATATTCTATAAAACAACTAACCACATCGCGCGCACAAATTGATTATAAACGATTTTTTTTCTCGTTTGGCGTTTGGGGAGGCATTAATATTTTGGTATTGCTGATTAGTTATCTATTGCAACCCGAAAGTTTTCAGTTGCAATTCAATGCACAATCATTTATTCCACTTTTTATAATTGCTTTGATTTTTATACCGATACAAACCAGCTTCGAAGAATATTTTTTTAGAGGCTATTTTATGCAATTTTCTGCATTTGTAACCAAAAATCGAATCGCAGCTTTGATCATTACCTCGGTGGTTTTTGGGTTGATGCACTTAAGTAACCCTGAAGTTTCAAGCATGGGGCTCACGGTTATGATTTTTTATATTGGTTGTGGATTTGTTTTGGGAATAATGACTTTGATGGACGAAGGTTTAGAGCTTGCATTGGGTTTTCACGCAGCCAATAATCTGTTAGGAGCTTTATTGGTGACATCAAACGATGCTGTTTTTCAAACCGATGCCCTTTTTATTTTTAATGGTTCAAGCAATATTTATGAAATGTTGATACAAGTGTTCATTATTTTTCCTATCTTGTTGCTTATTTTTTCAAAAAAATATAATTGGGCAAATTGGAAACAGAAATTATTTAAACCTATTTAG
- a CDS encoding AMP-binding protein has protein sequence MEKKICIHPDFKLNGRSYTKNSICELAIALIRDGEAHEKDLGRLILEWFDDNTYISLTTSGTTGTPKRIELSKQAMEASALATGEFFKLQPKDTALLCLPTCYIAGKMMFIRAVLLGLELDFVSPTKEPLKNTNKVYDFVAMVPLQVHHSITQIEQCKTLIVGGARLSDQTKDLLMDMMVNVYETYGMTETITHIAAKRIDEKYFTVLPHANISQDHRGCLVIEAPLIADYLIVTNDLVEMPNEIQFEWKGRYDNLVNSGGVKLIPEVIEQKLAEYIPYRFYVMGKSDKELGEKLVLVIEHKPYTLVPEAFDSLEKYEKPRETIFIEKFKETPNGKVLRKESIS, from the coding sequence ATGGAAAAGAAAATTTGTATTCATCCCGATTTTAAATTAAACGGCAGATCATACACCAAAAATAGCATTTGTGAATTGGCAATTGCTTTAATTAGAGATGGCGAAGCGCACGAAAAAGACCTTGGCCGCTTAATTTTAGAATGGTTTGACGATAACACCTATATTTCTCTCACCACTTCCGGAACAACAGGCACTCCCAAACGCATAGAACTGAGCAAACAAGCCATGGAAGCATCTGCATTGGCCACAGGAGAATTTTTTAAATTGCAACCAAAAGATACTGCTTTGCTTTGTTTGCCAACGTGCTACATTGCAGGAAAAATGATGTTTATTAGAGCCGTGTTGTTAGGTTTGGAACTCGATTTTGTGAGCCCAACGAAAGAACCTCTTAAAAACACAAATAAAGTGTATGATTTTGTGGCAATGGTACCTTTGCAAGTTCATCATTCCATAACCCAAATAGAACAATGCAAAACATTAATTGTAGGAGGGGCAAGACTTAGCGATCAAACTAAAGATTTATTGATGGATATGATGGTGAATGTTTATGAAACCTACGGAATGACCGAAACCATTACACACATTGCAGCCAAACGAATTGATGAAAAATATTTTACCGTGTTGCCACATGCCAATATTTCGCAAGACCATCGCGGTTGTTTAGTAATTGAAGCACCTCTTATTGCCGATTATTTAATTGTGACCAATGATTTAGTTGAAATGCCCAATGAAATTCAGTTTGAATGGAAAGGCAGATATGATAATTTAGTGAACAGCGGTGGCGTAAAATTAATCCCCGAAGTGATTGAACAAAAGTTAGCAGAATACATTCCTTATCGCTTTTACGTGATGGGAAAATCGGATAAAGAATTAGGTGAAAAATTGGTTTTGGTTATTGAACACAAACCCTATACGTTGGTGCCTGAAGCTTTTGACAGTTTGGAAAAATATGAAAAACCGCGCGAAACAATTTTCATAGAGAAATTTAAAGAAACTCCTAACGGAAAAGTTTTACGAAAAGAATCGATTAGTTGA
- a CDS encoding HEAT repeat domain-containing protein, with protein MNIEDLFKDKTIKAKAKVKTLGEWLLSDEMPIEELLAFAEQQKSTHKATCIEAIEWATKKTPSIANEAVFEYVTELLKEEEPRLKWESAKVIGNTAKLYPEKLEKAIDNLLLNAENEGTVVRWATAYSLAEIIKLKTENNWKLVPKVAVLCEKEADNGVNKKYADALKKVKK; from the coding sequence ATGAATATAGAAGATTTGTTTAAAGATAAAACCATAAAAGCAAAAGCAAAAGTAAAAACATTGGGTGAATGGTTACTAAGCGATGAAATGCCTATTGAAGAATTATTGGCTTTTGCAGAGCAACAAAAATCTACACACAAAGCAACTTGTATAGAAGCAATTGAATGGGCTACTAAGAAAACACCCAGTATTGCAAACGAAGCTGTTTTTGAATATGTTACTGAATTGTTGAAAGAAGAAGAACCGCGCTTGAAATGGGAAAGTGCTAAAGTGATTGGAAACACTGCAAAATTGTATCCTGAAAAATTAGAGAAAGCTATAGACAATCTTTTGCTTAATGCGGAAAACGAAGGCACAGTTGTGCGTTGGGCAACCGCATATTCCCTGGCAGAAATCATAAAATTAAAAACAGAAAACAACTGGAAATTAGTACCAAAAGTAGCAGTTCTTTGCGAAAAAGAAGCAGACAACGGTGTTAATAAAAAATATGCAGACGCATTGAAAAAAGTTAAAAAATAA
- a CDS encoding VOC family protein gives MATVHTYLNFNGNCEEAFNFYKSVFGGEFTYLGRFSEMPPQEGMPPMSEADQNKIMHVGLPIGSTVLMGSDTGGEWAPAFLQGNNFSISINPESKEEADQLFNGLSAGGQITMPMEDTFWGAYFGMFTDKFGINWMINFESHQNA, from the coding sequence ATGGCAACAGTACACACTTACTTAAATTTCAACGGAAATTGCGAAGAAGCGTTCAATTTCTACAAGTCGGTTTTTGGGGGAGAATTCACTTACCTTGGAAGATTTAGTGAAATGCCTCCGCAAGAAGGAATGCCACCAATGAGTGAAGCCGATCAAAACAAAATCATGCATGTTGGTTTACCAATTGGTTCAACAGTTTTAATGGGTAGCGATACAGGTGGTGAATGGGCACCGGCATTTTTGCAAGGAAATAATTTTTCAATCTCGATTAATCCTGAAAGCAAAGAAGAAGCAGATCAATTATTCAATGGTTTATCAGCAGGTGGACAAATTACCATGCCCATGGAAGATACTTTTTGGGGTGCTTATTTTGGTATGTTTACCGATAAATTTGGTATTAATTGGATGATTAATTTTGAATCACATCAAAACGCATAA
- a CDS encoding DUF4199 domain-containing protein translates to MKNIRIEVKWALLFAIMSLVWMWLEKLSGLHSTYIDYHMYITNLFAIPAIWFMVMGLKDKKKNFYNGIMTYKQGLISGAILSLCIAVLSPITQWITSYIITPEYFPNVIKRSVELGYYPSTSAAEAYFNYNNYAIQSAIGALAMGIVTTAIAMIFIRTKK, encoded by the coding sequence ATGAAAAATATTAGAATTGAAGTAAAATGGGCACTGCTTTTTGCAATCATGAGTTTAGTTTGGATGTGGCTAGAAAAACTAAGCGGCTTACACAGTACGTACATCGATTATCACATGTATATAACCAACTTATTTGCAATTCCTGCCATTTGGTTTATGGTTATGGGTTTGAAGGATAAAAAGAAAAATTTTTATAATGGTATCATGACTTATAAACAAGGATTAATTTCTGGAGCCATCCTTTCCCTTTGCATCGCTGTATTAAGCCCTATTACACAATGGATTACTTCGTATATCATAACTCCGGAATACTTTCCAAACGTAATAAAGCGCTCAGTAGAGTTGGGTTACTATCCATCCACATCTGCGGCTGAAGCATACTTTAATTATAACAACTATGCCATACAAAGTGCCATCGGAGCGCTAGCAATGGGTATTGTTACTACTGCAATTGCAATGATTTTTATTAGAACAAAGAAATAA
- a CDS encoding VOC family protein — protein MKLGAFSISLAVKDIHQSKDFYEKLGFEYKGGNIDQNWIILKNDNAVIGLFQGMFEGNILTFNPGWDNDAQNLESFDDVRTIQEHLKKQGIALTAEADHNTSGAAHITLIDPDGNQILIDQHR, from the coding sequence ATGAAACTAGGTGCATTTTCAATAAGTTTGGCAGTAAAAGACATACATCAATCTAAAGATTTTTACGAAAAATTGGGATTTGAATACAAAGGTGGAAATATCGACCAAAATTGGATCATTTTAAAAAATGATAATGCTGTTATTGGACTCTTTCAAGGTATGTTTGAGGGAAATATTCTAACATTTAATCCGGGTTGGGACAATGATGCGCAAAATTTGGAATCATTTGACGATGTGAGAACCATACAAGAGCATTTAAAAAAGCAAGGAATTGCATTAACTGCAGAAGCAGATCATAACACATCAGGAGCGGCTCACATCACACTAATCGATCCAGATGGAAACCAAATATTAATTGATCAACACAGATAA
- a CDS encoding FUSC family protein has protein sequence MKNVVKHIITSPIIIYTFRCVLGFLAGYLLMLQFPKMELFWTLLSIILVISPEGKDSQKLTLERVRSNFIGSIVGLLCFLIHATNIYVLLLGIVATIVICYLFKPTYIFIS, from the coding sequence TTGAAAAATGTTGTAAAACACATTATAACGTCGCCTATCATCATTTATACCTTTCGATGTGTGCTTGGTTTTTTGGCAGGATACCTTTTAATGTTACAATTCCCAAAAATGGAACTTTTCTGGACGTTGCTATCCATAATTTTAGTGATTTCACCAGAAGGGAAAGATTCACAGAAGTTAACTTTAGAACGTGTTCGTTCTAACTTTATTGGTTCAATAGTAGGTTTGCTTTGTTTTTTAATCCACGCAACCAATATATATGTATTGCTTTTAGGAATTGTGGCAACCATTGTGATTTGCTATCTGTTTAAACCAACTTATATATTTATTTCCTAA